The sequence TGTTGACACTTCTTGCATCTTTAGCTTACACATCCTCTCTGAATCCATCACCTCTTCCTGTTGTTTGCTGATTTCCTTTTCTTGAATTTCCAGGTTCTTGCGGTTTGCCTCTAAATCTTGCTTTTCTTTCTGAAGATTGATTTGTCCTACTAGAAGCTCCTCTTCCATCACCTTCAGTTCTGTTTCTTTCTTATCAAGCTGTTGACTGGAATTTTCTGTTTCCTTTCCATGATCCTCTTTCATCATCTTCAgttctgtttctttcttttcaaGCTGTTGCCTGATAATTTCTATTTTCTTTCCATAATCCTCTTCCATCATATTCAATTCTATTTCTTTCATTTCAAGCTGTTGCCTAAAATTTTCGGTTTCCTTTTTGTGCTCCTCTTCCATCATCTTCAattcttttcctttcttttcaaGCTGTTGCCTgatgttttctatgtttttcACATAATCCTCTTCCATCAcctttaattcttttttattttcaagctgttgtttggtattttctatttcatttttatgctcTTCTTCCATCATCTTCAATTCTTTATCTTTCTTTTCAAGCTGTTGCCTGATCATTTCTATTTTCTTTCCATAATCCTCTTCCATCACCTTCCATTCTATTTCTTTCATTTCAAGCTGTTGCTTAAAATTTTCTGTTTCCTTTTCGTGTTTCTCTTCCATCATCTTCAATTCTTTATCTTTCTTTTCAAGCTGTTGCCTGATCATTTCTATTTTCTTTCCATAATCCTCTTCCATCACCTTCCGTTCTATTTCTTTCATTTCAAGCTGTTGCTTAAAATGTTCTGTTTCCTTTTCGTGTTTCTCTTCCATCATTTTCAATTCTTTATCTTTCTTTTCAAGCTGTTGCCTGATCATTTCTATTTTCTTTCCATAATCCTCTTCCATCACCTTCCGTTCTATTTCTTTCATTTCAAGCTGTTGCTTAAAATTTTCTGTTTCCTTTTCATGTTCCTCTTCCATCATCTTTAATTCTTTATCTTTCTTTTCAAGCTGTTGCCTGATAATTTCTATTTTCTTTCCATAATCCTCCTCCGTAATCTTCAAttctatttctttattttcaagCTGTTGCTTGAGgttttctattttctttttgtgCTCCTCTTCTATCATCTTCAATTCTTTATCTTTCCTTTCAAGCTGTTGCCTGTTGTCCTCTATTTCCTTTTCCTGTTTTTCGGACCAGTCGTTTTGCCTGCTATGGAGTGCTTTCTCAGCAACCTCATACTCTTCAAATTTTTTGTTAATCTGACCCTCCTTTATTTCTAAATCTTTAACTCGATCGTCAAGCTCTTGCTTTTGTTTCTCAAGATCATTCTTGGTATTCATAAGATCTTGCTCCTTTTTTGCTAACGCATGTTTAATATCCTCTAATTCTTGTTTTAGATTATCAAATGTGGTTGTGAGAGTTTCTTGTTTTTTGAGCAGatcttgttcatgtttttcaAGCTTTAGCATTTTTTCCTGCAGCGCTTGGTTTTTCACTTGAATGTCACGTTCCTTCTGTAAAAGCTCTTGCTCTTTTTTCTGAAATTCATTTGATTTTTGCACAAGGCTGGATTCTTTTGTGGTCAGTGCTGCTTGCCATTTTTCATGATCCTGCATGTTCCTCTCCAGTTCTTGTGTCTTTATTTTGTACATCTGCTCCAAACCCATTAACTCCTGCTCTTTTTTGCTCATTTCATTTCTTTGGTTGTGCACATTTTCTTTGCATCTTTCTAagtctttcttttcttcctgaAAGGTTATTTGTTTCACTACAAGCTCCTCTTCCACTCGTTTCAGTTGCTTATCTTTCTCGTCAAGCTGCTGTCTGATATTGTTTGTCTCCTTTTCCTGCTTTTCAGACCTTTCCTGTTGTTCTTTGTACTTGTTATCAAGCTCTCTTTCTTTTAGTTTAATATTTTCCTCTCTCCTCTGAAGATCTTCTCGACAGCTTTGGTTACTTTGACTCTGATGTTCCAGCTTCTCTGCCATGTCTCTTAAGTCCTGCTCTTTTtcacaaagctgctcttttTCACCTCTCAGCTCTTTTTCTTTGGAATCAATGTCCTCCTCTTTTTTCTTCAAGTCCCTCTTACTTTTTTCAAGCtcttgcatatttctccttaaGATTTGCTCTCGCTCCGTCAGCGCCAGCTCTCTGTTGTGAAGTGCTCGTTCCCGCTCTGCATCCTTAACACCCATTTCAGCTATTTTTTCTGAAAGCCTCTTCTCATAGTAATTTTTCATCTCTTCAATCTTCAGCTCTAGCTCTTTACTCTTTTCATTCATATCTTCCAGCTCTGTTTGTTGTGTGTGATTTCTCTGATtcaacaaagaaatttccttcTCTTTCTTCTCGATCTGTTCTTGCATGAGTGTGTCTTTTATCGTCACCATTTCTTtatattgattttgtagatCTTTAACCTCTTTTTCTTTGCTCTCGGTTTTTACAATCTGGGCCTGCAGGTCTCTCAGATATTTGTCACACTTTAGCTGAAGCTTTTTTGACTCCTGTATGAGGGCTGCATTCTGGTTTTGAAGACTCTCTTGCTTGATTTGATTCTCCGTCAGCTGCTTGCTTAGTTCATTAATATCAATTTTCCTTTCTTCATTTTGCTGCTGTAGCTGCTTAATGAAGTTTTCTTTTAACTGTAGGATGTTTCTCATTTCATCTTCTTTATTTCTAGTGCTCTCATCATGCAATTTTTTCATTGCATCAATTTCCTCTTTCAGAAACGTATTCTCTCTCTTTAAAAACTCCTCCATCTCCTTGTACTCATCCTCTAAACGTCGTATCCCTGAGCTTAATTCTGCAATCTTCATCTTGGATTCATTTTTCATATTTTCTACAGTTCTGTGTTTGTCATCAAGACTTTGCTTGAGTGCTTCAATTTCCTGCTGTTTCTCCATGTGTGTTACGGTTAATGCAGTTATTTCAGCATCTTTCTTACTAAGCTTATTCCCTATGTCAACATTTGTAACTGCAAGTTGATTGTATTTTGCGACAGTATTTTCATGCATTTGTCTTTCAGCTTCAGCAGATTTCACTTGATTTTGGTAAGCAACCTGGAGGTCTTCCATCTCTTTTGTCATCAGCTCTGTCATTTCTCTGAGTTTTGTCTTCTCCGTTTCCCACTTTTCATTCATTCCTTTCCATATTTCCTCTTGATCTCTTATCTTGTTTTCAGCGTTCTTTTTAAACTCCTCTAATTCCTTTTGCTTGTCCTCAAGCTTTTCCTCAAGTTcatttttctctgcatgttttctcTCGAGCTCTTCTTCATATTTAAGTTTTGACtctgatatttcattttgcATCACTTCATCTCTTCTTTTTAGCTCATCTCTCTCTTTATCTTTGAGATCCAATTTCTCTTTCAGAATGTAAATCTCCCTTTCAGCATCCTCAGACCTTTGTGTGAGCTCTTTTTCCATGTCTTTTCTTTCTTGCTCTTTTGCCATGCTGATGCGTTTCATCTCCAACACCTTTACTTGCAGTTCATCCACTTTTTCCCTTAATTCTTcactttctctttctttatCCTCTAACTTCATAAAGAAATCTGCTTTCTCTCTGTATGCTTGATTGAGTGCTGCAATGACTCTTGTGTTTTCCAGACTGAGCTCTTGAATCTCTTTTTCTTTATCTTCTGTTAGCCAGGCCATCCTCTCTTCCAGTTCCCCCATTATGCTCTTTCTGTCCTCTTCTGGTCTGTCCATTCCATCTTTCTCTGTGCTGTTTTTTCCTGGTGATTTGACCTTTTCTTTCCTCCGCTCAAAAAACCACCTGATGCTTTTTACCTCCCTATCTCTCATTCTCTTGAGCTCTATCTCTTGACGCTGAAGCTTCTCGTTAACTTCTTTTAGCTTTAGGTTAAACCTTTCATTCTTTTGCTTTGCAACCTCTTGAATTTCTAGCATGAGGGGTGAGAAGGCCTCACACCGATTTACAGCCACCATTTTCTCCACTCTTTCTAACAGTCCAGTCACTTGTGCATTTGATTTCGGCCCTTCCAAGCAGACACTGCTAATCACATGGTATCTATTGCCACATTTCTCCATCAACCAGTGAAGATCTCTGCCTCCTCCCTGAATGTGTTGCTCGATTGTGACCCCTTCTCTCAGCTGGTCACCACGTGTAAATAGCAGTATGGTATGTCTCCAGACTCCCTCACCAAGTAACTCCAAGTGCTCTCTTACAGCCTGAGCCTTGACCAGGGCATCCACCCTCAGCGTCACCAGAAAGGCATGAGGACCAGGTGGACACAGTGTCACACTGATACAGATCTCTCGCTTCACTCTTTCTGTTGTAATTCcttcatgaccaccttcccatccGGGAATATCCACCACTGTCACTAGTCTTCCAGAGGTTTCTGCCTGTTGCCTTGAACACTCCTCTGTAGCCTGGCCGATTGGAAAATATGCAGGACCTCTGAGGATGGCATTTCCAGCAGAGCTTTTCCCAGTCTCTCTTTCTCCCAGGAGAATTAGTCGGAGTTCTGGGAGACGACGGTAGCCCCTGGTGAACAGACTTCTTTCATCTAGATCTTCAGATGGTGAAATGTCAGCTGTAAAGTATACAGAACACGTTTGTTAAAGAATTCTTTAAGTAGTTTATGAAAACACATTTGATTTGGCTTGacacaaaacatttaatttGGCTTGTCATTGCCTAAATTAGCCCTATTACTATGCTTAagcatatatttatattatcacTCTCATGTTTCATGTTGCCACCCAAATTCTCTAGTGGGCAATTCCAAGGAAAAATTCCAATCATCTTATGCAGGGTTTTatacaatgaataaatagaGCTTTAGAAGTTAGTGATCTACAGCATGAGCTAACCAGTTAATTCATTAAGACATTACTGTCCCCATCCCTATATTGGCAGCATCCACCTTGAAGACGAAAGGGGCCTCGGGTTATGGGATATGGGTTTGAGTACTGGGCCTGACATGAAATGTTTCTCAGGTTCATCAGCAATCTTTTAGCTTCAAGAGTTCACTGAAAATGACCCAGATTTTCTTGGTAAAGTTGGTCATAGGTatagtaataaagtaataaaaggaAGTGATGGAGAAGCTGGAGCAAGGTGTGGTGAGGCCAGTCTGTGATTGCCTTTGTCTGGGCTGAAGCCATTTGCAGACTGCCCCAGGGAACAACAAATTCTAGGAAGGGTGGTTTTAAGGAGAAGTTATATGCTTGTTTAGGGTCTTACCAAGGGTAAGGATGCCATCAAGCTAGATGTATGTGCAACAGTACCTTGTATAGGAACCACTGGAAAAAGGCTGGGACATTCATAAGCTTAAAGTGCATTACACTGTATGCATAGTGCCAAGAAGGGGTATGATTAGTGCCTGTGTAACAACCAAGAACTTAAATGGCTGGACGCCAAAAGGGAATCCACTTTTGACCAAGAAGCGTTGACAGGAAGGGTTGACTGGAATATGGCAGAAGGAATTTGGATAGGTCTGCAGAGTTCTGTATTACAGTTCTATGGAGTCGcaaatcaaaactggaactgtttggtcACTGATCAACGGTTTGCCTGGTGCAAAAGAGGTAAGGCTAATAATCAGAAGAATATCCCCACTGTTAGGCATGGATGTGGGTCACTGATGATGTGGGTCACTGATGATGTGGGGAAGTGGTAATCCTTGTATGCTGCAAGAACTGGCAATCTTAACTGTGTTAACTTAAATACCAAGGCATTTGGA is a genomic window of Trichomycterus rosablanca isolate fTriRos1 chromosome 4, fTriRos1.hap1, whole genome shotgun sequence containing:
- the si:dkey-185m8.2 gene encoding trichohyalin, giving the protein MIKSSHVIKSKQKTQNTESRGYAIVTEMQGAHSLSADNRQHASAKPEENHNHGNPPLPELRLVLLGRKGTGKSSTGNTILGQAGGFESGKPTEECVKRRADIASHRVTVVDTPGWEWYYSSNGTPGWVTRETMRSVSLCPPGPHALLLVVRSCASVTEDYYRQVEEHLELLGKSVWTHTLLLFTRGDELGSSPIQQRIQNAGKSLQKLLEKCGKRFHVVDNKRCGKDEAQVKELIRKIEEMVKGRGGRHYESDPLLLGLEVEGKRRARERRKKQRIMEAQTQRGTIKAVLTADISPSEDLDERSLFTRGYRRLPELRLILLGERETGKSSAGNAILRGPAYFPIGQATEECSRQQAETSGRLVTVVDIPGWEGGHEGITTERVKREICISVTLCPPGPHAFLVTLRVDALVKAQAVREHLELLGEGVWRHTILLFTRGDQLREGVTIEQHIQGGGRDLHWLMEKCGNRYHVISSVCLEGPKSNAQVTGLLERVEKMVAVNRCEAFSPLMLEIQEVAKQKNERFNLKLKEVNEKLQRQEIELKRMRDREVKSIRWFFERRKEKVKSPGKNSTEKDGMDRPEEDRKSIMGELEERMAWLTEDKEKEIQELSLENTRVIAALNQAYREKADFFMKLEDKERESEELREKVDELQVKVLEMKRISMAKEQERKDMEKELTQRSEDAEREIYILKEKLDLKDKERDELKRRDEVMQNEISESKLKYEEELERKHAEKNELEEKLEDKQKELEEFKKNAENKIRDQEEIWKGMNEKWETEKTKLREMTELMTKEMEDLQVAYQNQVKSAEAERQMHENTVAKYNQLAVTNVDIGNKLSKKDAEITALTVTHMEKQQEIEALKQSLDDKHRTVENMKNESKMKIAELSSGIRRLEDEYKEMEEFLKRENTFLKEEIDAMKKLHDESTRNKEDEMRNILQLKENFIKQLQQQNEERKIDINELSKQLTENQIKQESLQNQNAALIQESKKLQLKCDKYLRDLQAQIVKTESKEKEVKDLQNQYKEMVTIKDTLMQEQIEKKEKEISLLNQRNHTQQTELEDMNEKSKELELKIEEMKNYYEKRLSEKIAEMGVKDAERERALHNRELALTEREQILRRNMQELEKSKRDLKKKEEDIDSKEKELRGEKEQLCEKEQDLRDMAEKLEHQSQSNQSCREDLQRREENIKLKERELDNKYKEQQERSEKQEKETNNIRQQLDEKDKQLKRVEEELVVKQITFQEEKKDLERCKENVHNQRNEMSKKEQELMGLEQMYKIKTQELERNMQDHEKWQAALTTKESSLVQKSNEFQKKEQELLQKERDIQVKNQALQEKMLKLEKHEQDLLKKQETLTTTFDNLKQELEDIKHALAKKEQDLMNTKNDLEKQKQELDDRVKDLEIKEGQINKKFEEYEVAEKALHSRQNDWSEKQEKEIEDNRQQLERKDKELKMIEEEHKKKIENLKQQLENKEIELKITEEDYGKKIEIIRQQLEKKDKELKMMEEEHEKETENFKQQLEMKEIERKVMEEDYGKKIEMIRQQLEKKDKELKMMEEKHEKETEHFKQQLEMKEIERKVMEEDYGKKIEMIRQQLEKKDKELKMMEEKHEKETENFKQQLEMKEIEWKVMEEDYGKKIEMIRQQLEKKDKELKMMEEEHKNEIENTKQQLENKKELKVMEEDYVKNIENIRQQLEKKGKELKMMEEEHKKETENFRQQLEMKEIELNMMEEDYGKKIEIIRQQLEKKETELKMMKEDHGKETENSSQQLDKKETELKVMEEELLVGQINLQKEKQDLEANRKNLEIQEKEISKQQEEVMDSERMCKLKMQEVSTSLQKLEEIKQEIKKWEAELSTKESDLVQRSSELQKKEQEILLKEHNQVQTHDILKINQEAQQVQQHPQILGKLPNQTSENCESQSKDIKQNLETYKQELTKKEDELQQREQSLRSSEIYLEKREIILQNSEEEMQEIKKEHDMILSDFKKQQEIIETKQYELGDLEKKLSMQDQNMKNKEQDLSNRSKELDMKEHDMKKHQLNLKSRDQKVKKIEQELNELKKTLNSEQKLLENHTAELENQKHELNIEKQVLQMKSEQLEKWGKYLYNMELRMINSNPSNFQPWSERTASYGDKAELLEQMYEEIGMDNRPRERDYAENGNGVVKEDDQTVEMASSTSSETTNSKFDNMQLESLRKGKKAQEAILDEERNEIVGHEEETESTEDDNEQFFAPASSDYIQTQSLDNQVSELRIVLLGEAWSSGQSARHTILGQGTDQANPWTGSICGKTLLVVEPKGVKWRSSKDQNVNLQKQVMHSISLCSPGPHAFILLLPVYLTFTGQYRRAVERTMAMLGEAAWRHTIVLFTWGETLRESGQQHIERNGNLEWLVQKCGGRYHVLDNRHRDTHVVELLEKIGIMVAKNQGHYYQAK